From a single Pseudomonas sp. A34-9 genomic region:
- a CDS encoding alpha/beta hydrolase: MNIVKKTLTASLLALSIGNAFAAENSGVEHNTQAFLNALAAGGGKPLEQLSPKDARAVLTGAQASVKVDLSGVEVSDKAIKVDGQTINLKVVRPAKVKGELPVFMFFHGGGWVLGDYPTHQRLIRDLVVGSGAVAVYVDYTPSPEAQYPTAINQAYAATKWVAEHGKDIGVDGKRLAVAGNSVGGNMAAVVALMAKEQRAPALRFQLLMWPVTNAQFEDGSYQQFAEGHFLTKGMMQWFWDNYTTNPAERAQIHASPLNASVEQLKGLPAALVQTAEFDVLRDEGEGYARHLDAAGVAVTSVRYNGMIHDFGLLNPLSQIPEVKAAVRQAAAELKTHLNP; this comes from the coding sequence ATGAACATCGTCAAGAAAACCCTCACCGCTTCCCTCCTCGCCCTGTCCATCGGCAACGCATTCGCCGCCGAAAACAGCGGTGTCGAACACAACACCCAAGCCTTCCTCAACGCGCTGGCCGCCGGCGGTGGCAAACCCCTTGAGCAACTGAGCCCGAAAGACGCCCGTGCGGTGCTGACCGGCGCGCAGGCTTCGGTGAAGGTGGACTTGTCCGGTGTTGAAGTCAGCGACAAGGCGATCAAGGTCGACGGCCAGACCATCAACCTGAAAGTGGTCCGTCCGGCCAAGGTCAAAGGCGAGTTGCCGGTGTTCATGTTTTTCCACGGTGGCGGCTGGGTACTCGGCGATTACCCGACGCACCAGCGCCTGATTCGTGATCTGGTGGTGGGTTCTGGCGCAGTTGCCGTCTACGTCGACTACACGCCGTCGCCGGAAGCGCAGTACCCGACCGCGATCAACCAGGCCTACGCCGCGACGAAATGGGTGGCCGAGCACGGCAAGGACATCGGGGTCGACGGCAAGCGCCTGGCCGTGGCCGGCAACAGCGTCGGCGGCAACATGGCGGCGGTCGTGGCGTTGATGGCCAAGGAACAAAGAGCCCCGGCGCTGCGCTTCCAGTTGCTGATGTGGCCGGTGACCAACGCGCAGTTCGAGGACGGTTCGTACCAGCAATTTGCCGAGGGCCATTTCCTCACCAAAGGCATGATGCAGTGGTTCTGGGACAACTACACCACCAACCCCGCCGAGCGTGCGCAGATCCATGCTTCGCCGCTGAACGCCAGCGTCGAACAGCTCAAGGGCTTGCCGGCAGCACTGGTGCAGACCGCCGAATTCGACGTACTGCGTGATGAAGGCGAAGGCTATGCGCGGCACCTCGATGCGGCCGGCGTGGCGGTGACCTCGGTGCGTTACAACGGGATGATTCATGACTTTGGTTTGCTCAATCCGCTGAGTCAGATTCCAGAAGTGAAAGCGGCGGTGCGTCAGGCCGCAGCTGAGCTGAAGACTCATCTGAATCCATAA
- a CDS encoding lytic transglycosylase domain-containing protein, protein MKFLASGLLGCVLFSGAVQADVFISVDAKGSYVLSNVHRPGRTYERVIHEAELPVASLDQQPQMIANQPYAELVSAAAKVNQLPEALLHAVINAESHYNPGATSAKGAGGLMQLMPDTARELGVTDVYDPKANIQGGAKYLKRLMTLFDNDIALAVAAYNAGPDAVLSRGRVIPPFAETQRYVPNVLRQYRRLQGLAMDAPL, encoded by the coding sequence ATGAAATTTCTCGCCAGCGGATTGCTCGGTTGTGTGCTGTTCAGCGGTGCCGTGCAGGCCGACGTATTTATCTCGGTGGACGCCAAGGGCAGTTACGTCCTGTCCAACGTTCACCGACCCGGACGCACGTACGAACGGGTGATCCACGAGGCTGAATTGCCTGTGGCCAGCCTCGACCAACAGCCGCAAATGATCGCCAACCAGCCCTACGCGGAACTGGTGTCGGCGGCAGCCAAAGTCAATCAATTGCCCGAAGCGCTGTTGCACGCGGTGATCAACGCCGAATCCCACTACAACCCCGGCGCAACCTCAGCCAAAGGCGCGGGCGGGCTCATGCAGTTGATGCCCGACACCGCACGCGAACTGGGTGTAACGGACGTCTACGACCCCAAGGCCAACATCCAGGGCGGGGCCAAATACCTCAAGCGCCTGATGACCCTGTTTGACAACGACATTGCCCTCGCGGTGGCGGCTTACAACGCCGGGCCAGACGCCGTGCTCAGCCGTGGCCGGGTGATTCCGCCGTTCGCTGAAACCCAGCGTTATGTGCCGAATGTATTGCGTCAGTACCGGCGTTTGCAGGGGCTGGCGATGGATGCGCCGCTGTGA
- the gspG gene encoding type II secretion system major pseudopilin GspG: MKLQFRPRDQRGFTLLELLVVLVVLGLLAGIVAPKYFAQLGRSEVKVAKAQIEGLSKALDIYRLEVGHYPSTEQGLQALVTAPSDEAKWTGPYLQKKLPQDPWGRNYTYRYPGENSEYDLLSMGKDGQPGGEGENAEVTNWQ, encoded by the coding sequence ATGAAGCTGCAATTTCGTCCGCGTGACCAACGCGGTTTCACCCTGCTCGAATTGCTCGTGGTGCTGGTGGTGCTCGGCCTGTTGGCCGGGATCGTCGCGCCGAAATACTTCGCCCAACTCGGTCGCTCGGAAGTAAAAGTGGCCAAGGCGCAGATCGAAGGGTTGAGCAAGGCACTGGACATCTATCGACTGGAGGTCGGTCACTACCCGTCCACCGAACAGGGCTTGCAGGCCTTGGTCACCGCGCCGAGCGACGAGGCGAAATGGACCGGTCCGTACTTGCAGAAAAAACTGCCGCAGGATCCGTGGGGACGCAATTACACCTACCGCTATCCCGGCGAAAACAGCGAGTACGACTTGCTGTCGATGGGCAAGGACGGCCAGCCCGGCGGCGAAGGTGAAAACGCCGAAGTGACCAACTGGCAGTAA
- a CDS encoding type II secretion system F family protein, with protein sequence MRFHLKAVGKTGVVSLSVEAPGDSEARRIAEDQGLRVLSLHADKHWRSLKLRQRETFNLVLFSQELTTLLNAGLPLIDALESLAEKESAPAARKTLSELVRLLYEGKSFSQALGQLSAVFPPLYVALVQSSEKTGAVGDALGRYVSYRQRMDEVRQKIISASIYPVLLLVVGGGVVLFLMGYVVPRFSLVFEGLGNNLPWLSQVLMSSGMFLHAHQAEFFGALAAIVIALAVLQKQPAFRRGLDRLVEKLPAVHQRIFMYELARFYRSLGILLQGGIPLVTAMAMVRGLLTVASRVRLDQACERVREGQSLSTALELNHLVTPVSLRLLRAGEQSGNLGQMMERSADFYDEEISRWLEWFVKLFEPLLMTFIGLLIGVIVILMYIPIFELASSIH encoded by the coding sequence ATGCGATTTCATTTGAAGGCAGTCGGCAAGACGGGTGTGGTGTCGTTGAGCGTGGAAGCGCCGGGCGACAGCGAGGCGCGGCGGATCGCCGAGGATCAGGGTTTGCGTGTGCTCAGCCTGCACGCCGACAAGCACTGGCGCTCGCTGAAACTGCGTCAGCGCGAGACCTTCAATCTGGTGTTGTTCAGCCAGGAGCTGACCACCCTGCTGAATGCCGGCCTACCGTTGATCGATGCGCTGGAAAGCCTCGCCGAAAAAGAATCCGCCCCCGCTGCCCGCAAAACCTTGAGTGAGCTGGTGCGCCTGCTGTACGAGGGCAAATCGTTCTCGCAGGCGTTGGGCCAGTTGTCGGCGGTTTTCCCGCCGCTTTACGTGGCGCTGGTACAGTCCAGCGAGAAGACCGGCGCGGTCGGCGATGCGCTGGGCCGCTACGTGAGTTATCGCCAGCGCATGGACGAAGTGCGACAGAAGATCATCAGCGCCTCGATTTACCCGGTGCTGTTGCTGGTGGTCGGCGGTGGCGTGGTGCTGTTCTTGATGGGTTATGTGGTGCCGCGCTTCAGCCTGGTGTTCGAAGGGCTGGGGAATAACCTGCCGTGGCTGTCGCAGGTGTTGATGAGCAGCGGCATGTTCTTGCATGCGCATCAGGCTGAATTCTTCGGTGCGCTGGCGGCCATTGTCATCGCCCTCGCCGTGCTGCAAAAACAACCGGCGTTTCGCCGTGGGCTGGATCGGCTGGTGGAGAAATTGCCGGCCGTGCATCAGCGGATTTTCATGTATGAACTGGCGCGGTTCTACCGCTCGCTGGGGATTCTGCTGCAAGGCGGGATTCCACTGGTGACCGCCATGGCCATGGTCCGTGGCTTGCTCACCGTGGCATCGCGGGTGCGCCTGGATCAGGCTTGCGAGCGGGTGCGCGAGGGGCAGTCATTGTCTACCGCGCTGGAACTCAATCACCTGGTGACACCGGTGTCCCTGCGCCTGCTGCGCGCGGGCGAGCAGTCCGGCAACCTCGGGCAGATGATGGAACGCAGCGCCGACTTCTACGACGAGGAAATCAGCCGCTGGCTGGAGTGGTTCGTGAAGCTGTTCGAACCGCTGCTGATGACCTTCATCGGCCTGCTCATCGGGGTCATCGTGATCCTGATGTACATCCCGATTTTCGAACTGGCTTCAAGTATTCACTGA
- a CDS encoding LysR family transcriptional regulator: MNPFEDMRIFCQVMDSGSFTSAADQLGLSKQFVSRRLMQLEERLGVRLLNRSTRSLDVTPLGQSYYESALRLLGEVEQVEQGIAGQTAEPRGTIRLSAPLSFAVAHLGCLLPLFLQRYREVTVEVDLSDRPVDLLGEGYDLALRIGVLEDSTLIARRIASIERVYCASPAYLAERGTPLKPEDLLSHDCLPYGHGRSVQWRFNAGQGKPLLVNVTGRMRVNNGELLRDAAVQGMGITYLPTFIVGAALKDGRLVPVLDDLRPEPLTLSAVYPQHRQASRPVQALVEFLRERLNQSNVAL; encoded by the coding sequence ATGAACCCGTTCGAAGACATGCGTATTTTTTGCCAGGTCATGGACTCCGGCAGCTTCACCTCTGCGGCCGATCAGTTGGGCCTGTCCAAGCAGTTCGTCAGTCGGCGCTTGATGCAACTGGAAGAGCGTCTTGGCGTGCGGTTGTTGAACCGCTCGACGCGGAGCCTCGACGTCACGCCGCTGGGGCAGAGTTATTACGAATCGGCGTTGCGCCTGTTGGGCGAAGTCGAACAGGTCGAGCAGGGCATCGCCGGGCAAACCGCCGAGCCGCGCGGGACGATTCGCCTGAGCGCGCCGCTGTCGTTTGCCGTGGCGCATCTGGGCTGTCTGCTGCCGCTGTTCTTGCAGCGTTATCGCGAGGTCACGGTGGAAGTGGATTTGAGTGATCGCCCGGTGGACCTGCTCGGTGAAGGCTACGATCTGGCGCTGCGCATTGGCGTGCTGGAAGACTCGACCCTGATTGCCCGGCGCATCGCTTCGATCGAACGGGTGTACTGCGCCAGCCCGGCGTACCTCGCCGAACGCGGCACGCCGCTCAAGCCTGAAGATCTGCTCAGCCATGATTGCCTGCCGTATGGACATGGGCGTTCGGTGCAGTGGCGGTTCAATGCGGGGCAGGGCAAGCCGCTGTTGGTCAATGTCACCGGGCGTATGCGGGTGAACAACGGCGAGTTGCTCAGGGATGCGGCGGTGCAGGGGATGGGCATTACCTATTTACCGACGTTCATTGTCGGCGCGGCGCTGAAGGATGGCCGGCTGGTGCCGGTGCTGGATGATTTGCGCCCGGAGCCGCTGACGCTCTCGGCGGTGTATCCGCAGCATCGTCAGGCTTCAAGGCCGGTGCAGGCGCTGGTTGAATTCCTGCGTGAACGGCTGAACCAGAGCAACGTCGCTCTCTGA